The proteins below come from a single Triticum aestivum cultivar Chinese Spring chromosome 5D, IWGSC CS RefSeq v2.1, whole genome shotgun sequence genomic window:
- the LOC123125269 gene encoding probable E3 ubiquitin-protein ligase ATL44 has translation MQQPRGGCWAARRLLAAPAPPPDPAHPMDAQPMARLETVFSGTTIVLFVATVSYVVFSAVYACIRATRYDARQQGHGWVDGDGLGAAAPREETKRALETIPVRVVVLQQQQQQPGDVIGGRKKEEDADADAGDCAVCLAEYAAGDEVRVLPACRHGFHRECVDRWLLTRAPTCPVCRATVGAHVEGADAKEDYAAGHGGVIGLAAGSHALPEPV, from the coding sequence ATGCAGCAACCACGCGGTGGCTGCTGGGCCGCTCGCCGCCTCCTGGCCGCGCCGGCGCCCCCGCCGGATCCCGCCCATCCGATGGACGCGCAGCCGATGGCGCGCCTGGAGACGGTGTTCAGCGGCACCACCATCGTGCTCTTCGTCGCCACCGTCTCCTACGTCGTCTTCAGCGCGGTCTACGCCTGCATCCGCGCCACCCGCTACGACGCCCGCCAACAAGGACACGGCTGGGTCGATGGCGACGGCCTGGGAGCGGCGGCGCCGCGGGAGGAGACCAAGCGCGCGCTCGAGACGATCCCCGTGCGGGTGGTCgtcctgcagcagcagcagcagcagcccggCGATGTCATCGGAGGCcggaagaaggaggaggacgccgacGCGGACGCCGGCGACTGCGCGGTGTGCCTGGCGGAGTACGCGGCCGGGGACGAGGTGCGGGTGCTCCCGGCGTGCCGCCACGGGTTCCACCGGGAGTGCGTCGACCGCTGGCTGCTCACGCGCGCGCCCACCTGCCCTGTCTGCCGCGCCACGGTCGGTGCTCACGTCGAGGGCGCCGACGCCAAGGAGGACTACGCGGCCGGACACGGCGGTGTCATTGGTCTCGCCGCCGGGTCCCATGCGCTTCCGGAGCCGGTGTGA